The sequence TTTGCCGCTTCAAGAAGATTACATTTAAATAAAATTATCAAACCGGCTTTAGCGGCTAATAAATTAGTTTTATGTGATCGTTATGTTGATTCTTCATTAGCTTATCAAGGCGGTGGTGGCAAAGCAGGAGAAGCCAAGATTTTGGAACTTAATAAATTAGTTATTGATAATTTATGGCCAGAAATTACTTTTTTATTTAAAATTTCGCCCGAAGAAGCTTTTAACAGAATTTTAAAAGCTGATACAACATTTGATCGAATTGAAAAAAAATCATTAAGTTTTTTTCAAAGAGTTAGTGACAGTTATAATAAATTAGCAGCAGAAAATCCTAATCGTTATGTAATTATTGATGCAACAGAAAATATAGAAACTGTTTTAGAAAAAGTTTGAGTAGTTTTAGAATCACGAGTATTTAATGCAATTAAATAAATCATTTCTCCATTTAGTTGATCAATATTTTAATTTTCAAAAAATTCCTCATGCTTTTTTGCTTAATAATTCACAAAAGATTAATGCTGATAATTACTTA comes from Mycoplasma iguanae and encodes:
- the tmk gene encoding dTMP kinase, with amino-acid sequence MFITFEGLDGSGKTTIIELIGKKITENFPTQQFIITREPGGKDLAIAEDIRSIILNINYEIDTLTEAVLFAASRRLHLNKIIKPALAANKLVLCDRYVDSSLAYQGGGGKAGEAKILELNKLVIDNLWPEITFLFKISPEEAFNRILKADTTFDRIEKKSLSFFQRVSDSYNKLAAENPNRYVIIDATENIETVLEKVWVVLESRVFNAIK